A window of Chitinophagaceae bacterium contains these coding sequences:
- a CDS encoding M23 family metallopeptidase, whose protein sequence is MQEEEKKKSGNFFKNLKNRYRLVILNDSNFEERFSFKLTKLNLYTGISSILLILIFVIISVIVFTPVKQYIPGYGDLGMRAQLIDLNIKTDSLEMVVAQREAWIDNIKYILRGEIETEFPDTSEESLAADFYYDTIRLDKISPEEALLRQAVEQEMQTSIFYEGTNQPGSFSYLEKNFMTPMRGLVTAEFDPGKGHYGIDVVAESNSPVKAIYDGVVVFAEWTLETGYVIAVQHSDNLLSFYKHNSVLLKKVGSFVKTGDVIAVFGDSGEYSSGPHLHFELWQNGVAVNPRDYIIF, encoded by the coding sequence ATGCAGGAAGAAGAAAAGAAAAAATCGGGTAATTTTTTTAAAAATCTGAAGAATCGATATCGTTTAGTAATTTTAAATGATAGCAATTTTGAGGAGAGGTTTTCATTTAAATTAACCAAATTAAATTTATATACCGGCATAAGCTCTATTTTACTTATACTGATTTTCGTAATAATTTCTGTGATTGTATTTACGCCTGTAAAGCAATACATTCCCGGCTATGGTGACCTGGGGATGCGTGCTCAATTAATAGATTTAAACATAAAAACAGATTCATTGGAAATGGTTGTTGCTCAAAGGGAAGCCTGGATAGATAATATAAAGTATATTTTAAGAGGAGAAATAGAAACAGAATTTCCGGATACATCAGAAGAAAGCCTGGCCGCTGATTTTTATTATGATACCATCCGTTTGGATAAAATTTCACCTGAAGAGGCTCTTCTCAGGCAAGCTGTAGAGCAGGAAATGCAAACTTCTATTTTTTATGAAGGTACTAATCAGCCAGGGAGCTTTTCTTATCTCGAAAAGAATTTTATGACACCTATGAGAGGTTTAGTTACAGCAGAATTTGATCCGGGTAAAGGTCATTATGGAATCGATGTGGTTGCCGAATCAAATTCACCGGTAAAGGCTATTTATGACGGTGTAGTTGTATTTGCAGAATGGACTTTAGAAACAGGCTATGTGATCGCAGTGCAACACAGTGATAATTTACTCTCCTTTTACAAGCATAATTCTGTTTTATTAAAAAAAGTTGGTAGTTTTGTTAAAACGGGAGACGTAATAGCTGTTTTTGGTGATAGTG